Proteins encoded by one window of Chondromyces crocatus:
- a CDS encoding CaiB/BaiF CoA transferase family protein encodes MRPLSDLRVLDLSRLLPGPYATLVLADLGARVDKVEDPQGGDYLRHMPPQVAGEAAAFHLLNRGKRSAVLDLKRPEGRDALRKLVRSYDVVFEQFRPGVLDRLGLGHEVLRAENPRLIVCALTGYGQTGPLAQRAGHDLNYLARAGLLGTQGPAEGPPQAPGFQLADVSGGMWCVIAILAALRERDRTGQGATLDLAMADGVLGFATVSLGTMLAASLSDRGADPAAQPPLGSGTEPLTGGIAPYNTYVTSDGHAMSLAALEPKFWATFCAGVGLEPDMGALVPGPHQVALKETVAGLFRSRTREAWIAFSKERDCCLEPVLHPRELPQDPQLAARGMFFEIPSPRGPTPQLRTPVTPKDDAFTPAPLSGEHTREVLRDGGLSEEEIESLLRAGVARQG; translated from the coding sequence ATGCGACCGCTCTCCGACCTCCGGGTCCTGGATCTGTCACGCCTCCTGCCCGGCCCTTACGCCACGCTCGTGCTCGCCGATCTCGGCGCGCGGGTCGACAAGGTCGAGGACCCGCAAGGGGGCGACTACCTCCGGCACATGCCGCCCCAGGTGGCCGGTGAAGCGGCGGCGTTTCACCTGCTGAACCGGGGCAAACGGAGCGCCGTCCTCGATCTGAAGCGCCCGGAAGGACGAGACGCCCTGCGGAAGCTGGTGCGTTCCTACGACGTCGTCTTCGAGCAGTTTCGCCCTGGTGTCCTCGATCGTCTCGGCCTGGGGCACGAGGTCCTGCGGGCGGAGAACCCCCGCCTGATCGTCTGCGCGTTGACGGGCTATGGCCAGACCGGACCCCTCGCCCAGCGGGCAGGACACGACCTCAACTACCTCGCTCGCGCCGGGCTCCTCGGGACGCAAGGGCCGGCCGAAGGTCCGCCGCAGGCCCCAGGCTTCCAGCTCGCCGACGTGAGCGGCGGCATGTGGTGCGTGATCGCCATCCTCGCCGCCTTGCGCGAGCGCGATCGGACGGGCCAAGGCGCGACGCTCGACCTCGCCATGGCCGACGGGGTGCTCGGCTTCGCGACGGTCTCGCTCGGCACGATGCTCGCCGCGTCTCTCTCCGATCGCGGCGCGGACCCGGCGGCACAGCCCCCGCTGGGGAGCGGAACGGAGCCGCTGACGGGCGGCATCGCTCCGTACAACACCTATGTCACCAGCGACGGCCACGCGATGTCCCTGGCCGCGCTGGAGCCGAAGTTCTGGGCGACCTTCTGCGCTGGCGTCGGCCTCGAACCCGACATGGGCGCGCTCGTCCCGGGGCCGCATCAGGTCGCCCTCAAAGAGACGGTCGCCGGCCTGTTCCGCAGCCGCACGCGGGAAGCCTGGATCGCCTTCTCGAAGGAGCGCGACTGCTGCCTCGAACCCGTCCTCCACCCGCGAGAGCTTCCGCAGGATCCTCAGCTCGCGGCGCGCGGCATGTTCTTCGAGATCCCCTCCCCGCGAGGGCCGACACCGCAGCTGCGCACGCCGGTCACGCCGAAGGACGACGCGTTCACGCCGGCACCTCTCTCCGGAGAGCACACGCGAGAGGTCCTGAGGGACGGGGGCCTGTCGGAAGAGGAGATCGAGTCGCTGCTTCGAGCGGGCGTGGCGCGCCAGGGGTGA
- a CDS encoding protein kinase domain-containing protein → MEDPLIGTTLPGNYVLLELVGVGGMGRVYRAEQKALGRTVAVKIIHPHLLGDESASVRFITEARAASRLNHPNSVGVIDFGKNGGQLYLVMEFLRGRDLARVLYEDGPLGFKRIVDVLCQVLAALGEAHHLGIIHRDLKPENIVLEPMRSGGDFVKVVDFGLAKMKADISATNITSPGIVCGTPDYMSPEQGRGDSIDARSDLYAVGVILFQLLTGRLPFEAESPTQVVLMHLSLPPPNPAVISPEREIPDALVDVCLRALQKDADRRYMDAEELAEALRAAQATFDTPSGRFIWSEATVTCPACKAIVPRGQKFCGECGSRIVQQAPAPRAPAQIAQRRDQAPHSNAPPRLPLPFSAREADLEWLEACRMDVQSSVVAARLVGEGGVGKTRLAREFLRLCEAEGDVVIQTGPDPWSADVSYYALRWALIGLAGLPLDGGTPAEWTGASPEARRGLLEIFGRGERSSDSRRLHVWSKPPAGTLSPEDRRFIAAEALRWAISAAHQSAPRRRVVLVIDDLHAVDGASRGAFIDAVTEPPLVPLLLVATHPPEFDPDWGGWVRSLEGLPEATAAALLKGSPNADLRAILQTEGEDDPRVLPLYVDQLVRFGLEGGSNPPARIADLLAARIERLPQDARRTLQALAVVGDEADQPLLQRLLPDIGSFEPLLRALSSAGMIEEYPAEQALYGRPGASSRRGGNHSRHSRFRTSHPLVRDVTLTTIPAGVRRELHARAPIDDAGDPLPLPIEVQALHAYHAQNAFEALMLIEQVADRATARGDQSGTVLALRRGLELSRQEMFRGEIDDPLRAVLIFSRKLGEALARAGDLTDADGVLREALDLAGPSGADRALVLGSLAFVARERERGSEASVYLREALDIARQISEPDLAQSLDTMRREWLAR, encoded by the coding sequence GTGGAGGATCCGCTGATCGGCACCACGTTGCCGGGCAACTACGTGCTGCTGGAGCTGGTCGGCGTCGGCGGCATGGGGCGTGTCTACCGGGCGGAGCAGAAGGCGCTCGGGCGCACCGTCGCGGTGAAGATCATTCACCCGCACCTGCTCGGTGACGAGAGCGCTTCCGTCCGCTTCATCACCGAGGCGCGCGCCGCGAGCCGGCTGAACCACCCGAACTCCGTCGGCGTCATCGACTTCGGTAAGAACGGGGGGCAGCTCTACCTGGTGATGGAGTTCTTGCGGGGCCGCGACCTGGCCCGCGTCCTTTACGAGGACGGGCCGCTCGGCTTCAAGCGCATCGTCGACGTGCTCTGCCAGGTGCTGGCCGCGCTGGGCGAGGCGCACCACCTCGGGATCATCCACCGCGATCTGAAGCCGGAGAACATCGTCCTCGAGCCGATGCGCTCCGGCGGAGATTTCGTGAAGGTCGTCGACTTCGGCCTCGCCAAGATGAAGGCCGACATCTCGGCGACGAACATCACCAGCCCCGGCATCGTCTGCGGCACCCCCGACTACATGTCGCCGGAGCAAGGGCGCGGCGACTCCATCGACGCGCGCAGCGACCTGTACGCCGTCGGCGTGATTCTGTTCCAGCTGCTCACGGGGCGCCTCCCCTTCGAGGCGGAGTCGCCGACCCAGGTGGTGCTGATGCACCTTTCGCTCCCGCCGCCCAACCCGGCCGTGATCTCGCCCGAGCGCGAGATCCCGGACGCGCTGGTCGACGTGTGTCTGCGTGCCCTGCAGAAGGACGCCGACCGCCGGTACATGGACGCCGAGGAGCTGGCGGAGGCGCTGCGCGCGGCGCAGGCGACCTTCGACACGCCGTCGGGCCGCTTCATCTGGAGCGAGGCCACGGTGACCTGCCCCGCGTGCAAGGCCATCGTCCCGCGGGGTCAGAAGTTCTGTGGCGAGTGCGGTTCGAGGATCGTCCAGCAAGCGCCCGCCCCGCGTGCGCCCGCGCAGATCGCGCAGCGACGAGACCAGGCGCCGCACTCGAACGCTCCGCCACGCCTGCCACTGCCGTTCTCCGCGCGGGAGGCGGATCTGGAGTGGCTCGAGGCCTGTCGGATGGACGTGCAGAGCTCGGTGGTCGCGGCTCGCCTGGTCGGAGAAGGGGGCGTCGGGAAGACGCGGCTCGCGCGCGAGTTCCTGCGGCTCTGCGAGGCAGAGGGCGACGTGGTCATCCAGACCGGCCCGGATCCGTGGTCCGCCGACGTGAGCTATTACGCGCTGCGGTGGGCCCTCATCGGCCTCGCGGGGCTGCCGCTGGACGGGGGAACGCCAGCGGAGTGGACGGGCGCCTCGCCGGAAGCGCGGCGAGGGCTCCTGGAGATCTTCGGGCGCGGTGAGCGCTCGTCGGATTCGCGGCGCCTCCACGTGTGGTCGAAGCCGCCGGCGGGCACGCTCTCGCCGGAGGATCGTCGCTTCATCGCGGCCGAGGCGCTGCGCTGGGCGATCTCGGCGGCCCATCAGTCGGCGCCGCGGCGGCGGGTGGTCCTGGTCATCGACGACCTCCACGCGGTCGACGGGGCGAGCCGGGGCGCGTTCATCGACGCCGTGACCGAGCCGCCGCTCGTGCCGTTGCTCCTGGTGGCGACGCATCCGCCGGAGTTCGATCCCGACTGGGGCGGCTGGGTGCGCTCTCTGGAGGGCCTCCCCGAGGCGACGGCGGCCGCGCTGCTCAAGGGCTCGCCGAACGCCGATCTGCGCGCGATCTTGCAGACCGAAGGTGAGGACGATCCCAGGGTCTTGCCGCTGTACGTGGATCAGCTGGTGCGCTTCGGCCTGGAGGGTGGAAGCAACCCGCCGGCGCGCATCGCCGATCTGCTCGCCGCGCGCATCGAGCGGCTCCCCCAGGACGCGCGCCGCACGTTGCAGGCGCTCGCCGTCGTGGGCGACGAGGCCGACCAGCCTTTGCTCCAGCGGCTCCTGCCCGACATCGGGAGCTTCGAGCCCTTGCTCCGTGCGCTCTCTTCGGCGGGGATGATCGAAGAGTATCCTGCCGAGCAGGCGCTGTACGGGCGGCCCGGGGCCTCGTCACGACGTGGCGGGAACCACAGCAGGCACTCCCGGTTCAGGACGAGCCATCCGCTGGTCCGTGACGTCACGCTCACCACGATCCCGGCAGGCGTGCGGCGAGAGCTGCATGCGCGGGCACCCATCGACGACGCGGGGGATCCGCTCCCGCTGCCGATCGAGGTCCAGGCGCTGCACGCTTACCACGCGCAGAATGCCTTCGAGGCGCTGATGCTCATCGAGCAGGTGGCCGATCGGGCGACGGCGCGGGGAGACCAGAGCGGTACGGTGCTCGCGCTCCGTCGGGGGCTGGAGCTGTCACGGCAGGAGATGTTCCGCGGCGAGATCGACGATCCGCTGCGCGCCGTCCTGATCTTCAGCCGCAAGCTCGGCGAAGCGCTGGCGCGCGCGGGGGATCTCACCGACGCCGACGGCGTGCTGCGGGAGGCGCTCGATCTCGCGGGGCCGAGCGGGGCCGATCGGGCGCTGGTGCTCGGCTCGCTGGCGTTCGTGGCGCGCGAGCGGGAGCGCGGGAGCGAGGCGTCCGTCTACCTGCGGGAAGCCCTCGACATCGCGCGGCAGATCTCCGAGCCCGATCTCGCGCAATCCCTGGACACCATGCGCCGTGAGTGGCTGGCGCGCTGA
- a CDS encoding uracil phosphoribosyltransferase, whose amino-acid sequence MIDVAYAESRFRAPELAHQYGAGVHLLDDPLAWTLLARVCSPETSQPDVGRLVSMLYQILARAVLAAEFPRSRVDVPTRMISSHPEAIYRGTALSKSTKAVTVGIARAGTMPSQVVYDLMNEVLDPALVRQDHLFMSRQTDAQGAVTGATWHDAKIGRDVEDRYVLFPDPMGATGSSMVSAVSYYKTALEGRPARCIAMHLIVTPEYIQRVHEAHPDLGIYALRLDRGLSPARVLRTEPGTHHAEERGLNEHHYIVPGAGGVGEILNNAWL is encoded by the coding sequence ATGATCGACGTCGCTTACGCTGAGAGCCGGTTCAGGGCCCCGGAGCTGGCCCACCAGTACGGGGCGGGTGTTCACCTCCTCGACGACCCGCTGGCCTGGACCTTGCTCGCTCGAGTTTGTTCGCCAGAGACCTCGCAGCCGGACGTCGGGCGCCTTGTTTCCATGCTGTATCAAATCCTGGCCCGGGCTGTGCTTGCGGCGGAGTTCCCGCGGAGCCGGGTCGACGTACCCACCCGGATGATCAGCTCCCACCCGGAGGCCATCTACCGGGGCACGGCCCTCTCGAAGTCGACGAAGGCCGTCACCGTCGGCATCGCGCGAGCAGGGACCATGCCATCCCAGGTGGTCTACGACCTCATGAACGAGGTGCTCGACCCTGCCCTGGTCCGGCAGGACCACCTGTTCATGAGCCGGCAGACCGACGCCCAGGGGGCGGTGACCGGGGCGACCTGGCACGATGCCAAGATCGGGCGCGACGTGGAGGACCGGTACGTCCTGTTCCCCGATCCGATGGGCGCGACCGGGTCGTCGATGGTCAGCGCGGTCTCCTATTACAAGACGGCGCTCGAGGGGCGCCCGGCCAGGTGCATCGCCATGCACCTCATCGTGACCCCCGAGTACATCCAGCGCGTCCACGAGGCGCACCCGGACCTGGGCATCTACGCCCTCCGTCTCGACCGCGGCCTGTCGCCGGCCAGGGTGCTGCGCACCGAGCCCGGCACCCACCACGCGGAGGAGCGTGGGCTCAACGAGCACCACTACATCGTCCCCGGGGCCGGCGGGGTCGGCGAGATCCTCAACAACGCCTGGCTCTGA